From a single Miltoncostaea oceani genomic region:
- the nrdF gene encoding class 1b ribonucleoside-diphosphate reductase subunit beta, producing MRSLSDEATTPAPGGALAPSALIVPKRAINWNALEDELDKMVWEKLITQFWVATRFPISNDLTSWRKLTPAEQELVLHVFAGLTLLDTIQGSVGAPALLADAATPHEEAVLANIAFMEHVHAQSYSQIFQTLASTTEINAAFRWAAENERLQFKARTIQGLYADPDPLRRKVASVMLESFLFYSGFFLPLWLNGHARLPNTADIIKFIIRDEAIHGYYIGHKFQRGLERERKRTQGEIKDFAYDLLGELYDNEVRYTQDLYDAFGLTEDVKVFLRYNANKALMNLGLEPLFPSEPVNPIVLSGLSLGAETHDFFSTTGSYVVGRSEPTTDEDWDF from the coding sequence ATGCGCAGTCTGAGCGACGAGGCAACCACGCCGGCGCCCGGGGGCGCCCTCGCACCATCGGCGTTGATCGTCCCGAAGCGTGCGATCAACTGGAACGCCCTCGAGGACGAGCTCGACAAGATGGTCTGGGAGAAGCTCATCACCCAGTTCTGGGTGGCGACGCGCTTCCCGATCTCCAACGACCTCACCTCCTGGCGCAAGCTGACGCCGGCCGAGCAGGAGCTCGTGCTCCACGTCTTCGCCGGCCTGACGCTGCTGGACACGATCCAGGGCTCGGTCGGTGCGCCGGCGCTGCTCGCTGATGCGGCCACCCCGCACGAGGAAGCGGTGCTCGCGAACATCGCCTTCATGGAGCACGTCCACGCCCAGTCCTACTCTCAGATCTTCCAGACGCTCGCGTCGACCACGGAGATCAACGCGGCCTTCCGCTGGGCGGCCGAGAACGAGCGCCTGCAGTTCAAGGCGCGGACGATCCAGGGTCTCTACGCCGACCCGGATCCGCTTCGGCGCAAGGTCGCCTCGGTGATGCTCGAGTCGTTTCTGTTCTACTCGGGCTTCTTCCTGCCGCTCTGGCTGAACGGCCACGCACGGCTGCCCAACACCGCGGACATCATCAAGTTCATCATCCGCGATGAGGCGATCCACGGCTACTACATCGGCCACAAGTTCCAGCGCGGCCTGGAGCGTGAGCGAAAGCGGACCCAAGGTGAGATCAAGGACTTCGCCTACGACCTGCTCGGCGAGCTCTACGACAACGAGGTCCGCTACACCCAGGACCTCTACGACGCCTTCGGGCTGACCGAGGACGTCAAGGTCTTCCTGCGCTACAACGCCAACAAGGCCCTCATGAACCTCGGCCTCGAGCCGCTGTTCCCGTCCGAGCCGGTGAACCCGATCGTGCTGAGCGGCCTGTCCCTCGGTGCCGAGACCCACGACTTCTTCTCGACCACCGGGTCGTATGTGGTCGGGCGCTCCGAGCCGACGACCGACGAGGACTGGGACTTCTGA
- a CDS encoding glutaredoxin family protein gives MTTQIASATITLYTRPGCPGCRMSKQVLERNGVEFESRDVSEDADALAAIQTLGYTSLPVVVAGLEHWSGYQPDRLQALSA, from the coding sequence ATGACCACTCAGATCGCCAGCGCCACCATCACCCTCTACACCCGCCCCGGCTGCCCCGGCTGCCGGATGAGCAAGCAGGTCCTCGAGCGCAACGGCGTCGAGTTCGAATCCCGAGATGTCAGCGAGGACGCCGACGCGCTCGCCGCGATCCAGACCCTCGGCTACACGTCCCTGCCGGTAGTCGTCGCCGGCCTCGAGCACTGGTCGGGCTACCAGCCGGACCGCCTCCAGGCCCTCAGCGCCTGA
- the nrdI gene encoding class Ib ribonucleoside-diphosphate reductase assembly flavoprotein NrdI, with translation MELRIVYYSAPSGNTRRFVERLGLPAARVDDDEALRALGEGPICLVTPTYSGRVPAPVARFLRTPEHRSRLAGVIAGGSTNFGADFGRAGKLVSSACGVPLLHTFELSGLPEDLEITRRQLESMCKSPHPSTT, from the coding sequence GTGGAGCTGCGGATCGTCTACTACAGCGCCCCGAGTGGGAACACCCGGCGCTTTGTCGAGCGCCTCGGCCTGCCGGCTGCTCGCGTCGACGATGACGAGGCCCTGCGCGCCCTCGGCGAGGGCCCGATCTGCCTGGTGACCCCGACCTACAGCGGCCGCGTCCCGGCTCCGGTGGCCCGCTTCCTGCGGACTCCTGAGCACCGGTCCCGGCTCGCCGGTGTGATCGCCGGGGGGAGCACAAACTTCGGCGCTGACTTCGGCCGGGCGGGCAAGCTCGTCTCCTCGGCGTGCGGGGTCCCGCTCTTGCACACCTTCGAGCTCAGCGGCCTGCCCGAGGACCTCGAGATCACCCGCAGACAACTGGAGAGCATGTGCAAGTCCCCGCACCCATCGACTACCTGA
- a CDS encoding peptidase E: MDRRQIIAMGGGGFSEEPDNPLLDDFVFSQSGAERPRILFLPTAMGDHPGLLLKFYAAMGPRSCVPSHLPMFVRGRQDVREQILGQDIIYVGGGNSANLLAIWRAHGIDLILREAWERGILIAGLCAGAMCWFERGITASFGGDHLVPFDDGLGMLAGAFCPHYDSDPRRAPALQAAVAEGAMDGYGVEDGAALHFRGLDLVEAVSSRESAAAHRVSLDPTGGVLETRLETRYLDVSPPGQSGIGPSFPW; the protein is encoded by the coding sequence ATGGACCGACGCCAGATCATCGCCATGGGAGGCGGGGGCTTCTCGGAGGAGCCTGACAACCCACTCCTCGACGACTTCGTCTTCTCACAGTCCGGAGCGGAACGACCCCGCATCCTCTTCCTGCCGACGGCGATGGGCGACCACCCGGGGCTGCTGCTGAAGTTCTACGCGGCGATGGGCCCCCGCTCGTGCGTGCCGAGCCACCTGCCGATGTTCGTGCGCGGCCGCCAGGATGTCCGCGAGCAGATCCTCGGGCAGGACATCATCTACGTCGGCGGGGGCAACAGCGCGAACCTGCTCGCCATCTGGCGCGCCCACGGCATCGACCTGATCCTGCGCGAGGCCTGGGAGCGCGGGATTCTGATCGCCGGCCTCTGCGCCGGGGCGATGTGCTGGTTCGAGCGTGGCATCACCGCCAGCTTCGGCGGTGATCATCTGGTCCCCTTCGACGACGGCCTCGGGATGCTCGCCGGAGCCTTCTGCCCCCACTACGACTCGGACCCGCGCCGGGCCCCCGCCCTCCAGGCCGCCGTCGCCGAAGGGGCCATGGACGGTTACGGCGTCGAGGACGGCGCCGCGCTCCACTTCCGCGGCCTCGACCTGGTGGAGGCGGTCAGCTCACGTGAGAGCGCCGCCGCGCACCGCGTGTCGCTCGACCCGACCGGCGGTGTGCTGGAGACCCGTCTGGAGACCCGCTACCTGGATGTCTCCCCGCCCGGACAGTCCGGGATCGGACCCTCGTTCCCCTGGTAG